From Toxorhynchites rutilus septentrionalis strain SRP chromosome 2, ASM2978413v1, whole genome shotgun sequence, a single genomic window includes:
- the LOC129767668 gene encoding fibrinogen-like protein 1 isoform X2 yields the protein MKMFDVFISTRFANGVLSLVIFCFVGSCSVSSNSTELADNMGFGFELILAKLEHLEHKMNSMNELLIKMLPTRENPRNTRPASTQRPYTRPLNTRPLETRPPKVGDSTVYRFCSEVPVNNTAIYLIQPSERADPFNARCVTNYDGEGWTIIQHRNRGSENFNRSWVDYKNGFGILEGEFWFGLDKIHLLTSSRMHEISFYLEDKDGLVRTARYDLFAIGDESEGYALKAVGRYSGTAGNVFHPQLGTKFTTYDRDNDLCPTNCAQDHGEGWWYTRGHRLNRGQLLYYGDSKSIWMDFRSQIGLDMSTIMIREISF from the exons ATGAAAATGTTCGATGTCTTCATCTCCACCAGATTCGCCAACGGCGTATTATCGTTGGTAATATTCTGTTTCGTTGGCTCATGTTCTGTTTCATCAAATAGTACAGAGCTAGCGGATAATATGGGATTCGGGTTTGAGTTGATTCTCGCTAAGTTGGAACACCTAGAGCACAA AAtgaattcaatgaatgaattgtTGATTAAAATGTTGCCAACTCGGGAGAATCCACGGAATACACGACCGGCTAGTACACAACGGCCGTATACACGACCGCTGAATACACGACCGCTGGAAACACGGCCACCAAAGGTCGGTGACAGCACGGTTTATAGATTTTGTTCTGAAGTTCCTGTAAATAACACGGCTATTTATCTGATTCAACCATCGGAGCGAGCGGATCCATTCAACGCGAGATGTGTAACAAACTATGACGGGGAAGGATGGACTATCATACAGCATCGTAATAGAGGTTCAGAAAATTTCAACAGAAGTTGGGTGGATTACAAAAATGGATTTGGCATTTTGGAGGGAGAATTTTGGTTTGGATTGGATAAGATACATCTTTTGACAAGTTCTCGAATGCACGAGATATCTTTCTATCTAGAAGACAAGGATGGCTTAGTGAGGACAGCAAGGTACGATCTATTTGCAATTGGTGACGAATCGGAGGGGTATGCGCTCAAAGCTGTCGGAAGATATAGTGGTACTGCAGGTAACGTGTTCCACCCTCAATTGGGAACGAAATTCACCACGTATGATCGTGATAATGACTTATGCCCTACAAACTGCGCTCAGGATCATGGGGAAGGATGGTGGTACACACGTGGTCACAG ACTCAACAGAGGACAATTGTTATACTATGGTGATTCCAAATCCATATGGATGGATTTCCGAAGCCAAATTGGGCTGGATATGTCAACGATCATGATAAGAGAAATTTCATTTTGA
- the LOC129767668 gene encoding fibrinogen-like protein 1 isoform X1: MKMFDVFISTRFANGVLSLVIFCFVGSCSVSSNSTELADNMGFGFELILAKLEHLEHKMNSMNELLIKMLPTRENPRNTRPASTQRPYTRPLNTRPLETRPPKVGDSTVYRFCSEVPVNNTAIYLIQPSERADPFNARCVTNYDGEGWTIIQHRNRGSENFNRSWVDYKNGFGILEGEFWFGLDKIHLLTSSRMHEISFYLEDKDGLVRTARYDLFAIGDESEGYALKAVGRYSGTAGNVFHPQLGTKFTTYDRDNDLCPTNCAQDHGEGWWYTRGHSRLNRGQLLYYGDSKSIWMDFRSQIGLDMSTIMIREISF, encoded by the exons ATGAAAATGTTCGATGTCTTCATCTCCACCAGATTCGCCAACGGCGTATTATCGTTGGTAATATTCTGTTTCGTTGGCTCATGTTCTGTTTCATCAAATAGTACAGAGCTAGCGGATAATATGGGATTCGGGTTTGAGTTGATTCTCGCTAAGTTGGAACACCTAGAGCACAA AAtgaattcaatgaatgaattgtTGATTAAAATGTTGCCAACTCGGGAGAATCCACGGAATACACGACCGGCTAGTACACAACGGCCGTATACACGACCGCTGAATACACGACCGCTGGAAACACGGCCACCAAAGGTCGGTGACAGCACGGTTTATAGATTTTGTTCTGAAGTTCCTGTAAATAACACGGCTATTTATCTGATTCAACCATCGGAGCGAGCGGATCCATTCAACGCGAGATGTGTAACAAACTATGACGGGGAAGGATGGACTATCATACAGCATCGTAATAGAGGTTCAGAAAATTTCAACAGAAGTTGGGTGGATTACAAAAATGGATTTGGCATTTTGGAGGGAGAATTTTGGTTTGGATTGGATAAGATACATCTTTTGACAAGTTCTCGAATGCACGAGATATCTTTCTATCTAGAAGACAAGGATGGCTTAGTGAGGACAGCAAGGTACGATCTATTTGCAATTGGTGACGAATCGGAGGGGTATGCGCTCAAAGCTGTCGGAAGATATAGTGGTACTGCAGGTAACGTGTTCCACCCTCAATTGGGAACGAAATTCACCACGTATGATCGTGATAATGACTTATGCCCTACAAACTGCGCTCAGGATCATGGGGAAGGATGGTGGTACACACGTGGTCACAG CAGACTCAACAGAGGACAATTGTTATACTATGGTGATTCCAAATCCATATGGATGGATTTCCGAAGCCAAATTGGGCTGGATATGTCAACGATCATGATAAGAGAAATTTCATTTTGA